From a single Miscanthus floridulus cultivar M001 chromosome 8, ASM1932011v1, whole genome shotgun sequence genomic region:
- the LOC136477989 gene encoding clustered mitochondria protein-like isoform X1, with protein sequence MAGKSKGGKNKGKAQGAGQPASAEPEVLATDGAEVVNPENGEVNETPATEDGVADVEKGDGDAPEAVQPARKPAEGELHLYPIPVRTQSGEKLELQLSPGDSVIDVKQFLLDAPETCFYTCYDLILHTEDGSAHQLEDYNEISEIADITSGGCSLEMVAAIYDERSIRSHLRRVRELLSLSSLHVSLSTSLALQHESAQGKSAGSEKSPNQELDGLNFMEDSAGALTSLLASAPAEIKCVESIVFSSFNPPPSYRRLHGDLIYIDVATLEGNRYCITGSSKSFYVNSSNGSIFDSKPTKQGLEASTLVGLLQKISAKFKKGFCEVLDRRASAHPFENVQCLLPVTSWLGAYPVPAHRRDAARAEDSVVLSYGTELIGMQRDWNEELQSCQEFPHGNPQERFFSCYPTYWIDCFIPVVTHYFWLLRILRGRALYKVTCDFVDAAVKGAVGVINRCIPPINPTDPECFHMYVHNNIFFSFAVDYDYEHISKDHKPDCQNGSSRSTKVSSPDVIAKPDTNHAESAEVADSKSEEAQLADSEQATYASANNDLKGTKAYQEADVSGLYNLAMTIIDYRGHRVVAQSIIPGILQGDKSDSLLYGSVDNGKKISWNEAFHSKVVEAAKQLHLKEHVVLDGSGNPVKLAATVECKGIVGSDDRHYILDLMRVTPRDSNYIGQEHRFCVLRPELIASFVEAESMKQSFKQKVPDAPVASTSDAKVTSVEGDDKSEESSVHTHEENDNSSSEILFNPNVFTEYKLAGSPEEIAADEELVKRAGTYLIDIVIPKFVQDLCSLDISPMDGQTLTDTLHLHGINIRYLGKIAGMVKHLPHLRDLFSSEIIVRSAKHVIKDILRQSLDHDIGPAIAHFLNCFVGKVLGASTKGSLSNAQSKTLKGHENSPIQKSSKGHKLSNAAASRKSLSAYSHLTSDGIWFSIKEFAKSKYQFEVPDDARISAKRVAVLRNLCQKVGITIAARKYDLDASTPFEASDMLNLQPVVKHSVPTCTDAKNLMEAGKVRMAEGTLNEAYALFSEAFSLLQQITGPMHKDAANCCRYLAMVLYHAGDTAGAIVQQHRELIINERCLGLDHPDTAHSYGNMALFYHGLNQTELALRHMSRTLLLLSLASGPDHPDVAATLINVAMMYQDASNMNTALRYLQEALMKNERLLGPDHVQTAVCYHALAIAFSCMSLYKLSIQHEKKTYDILVKQLGENDSRTKDSENWLSTFKLREEQVNAQKQKGQGAIASDNAVKFLKANPAFLQAMKAAAIQSGDGSANVNRSLNAAVVGEGVPRLRGVDERAARATAEARKKAAARGLNVRNGPAANHASDELAQILKLINAASGSSTSASAKTEESASEGQATNGSVQNGTATEAMAADTNGPSASAKSTVNTPVGLGTTLELKKQKSKQKS encoded by the exons ATGGCAGGGAAATCCAAGGGTGGGAAGAACAAAGGGAAGGCGCAGGGCGCGGGTCAGCCCGCCTCTGCTGAGCCAGAGGTGCTGGCGACTGACGGAGCCGAAGTGGTTAATCCAGAGAATGGGGAAGTAAACGAAACCCCTGCCACGGAGGATGGCGTGGCAGATGTCGAGAAAGGAGACGGGGATGCCCCGGAGGCTGTGCAGCCTGCAAGAAAGCCAGCTGAAG GAGAGCTTCATCTGTACCCTATTCCTGTCAGGACACAATCAGGTGAAAAGCTCGAGCTGCAG CTAAGCCCAGGAGATTCTGTTATTGATGTTAAACAATTCCTCTTGGATGCTCCTGAAACATGCTTCTATACATGCTACGATTTGATATTGCATACTGAAGATGGGTCAGCTCATCAGTTAGAAGACTACAATGAAATATCAGAAATAGCAGATATAACTTCTGGTGGATGTTCACTGGAGATGGTTGCTG CAATATATGATGAGAGGTCTATTAGGTCACATCTCCGACGTGTGAGGGAGCTACTATCCCTGTCTAGTCTTCATGTTTCCCTATCAACATCCTTAGCTCTGCAGCATGAGTCTGCTCAGGGAAAATCTGCAG GTTCTGAAAAAAGCCCTAATCAGGAGCTTGATGGTTTAAATTTTATGGAGGATAGTGCTGGTGCTCTCACTAGTTTATTGGCTTCTGCACCAGCAGAGATAAAATGTGTTGAAAGCATAGTTTTTTCGTCTTTCAATCCTCCGCCGAGTTATCGGAG GTTACATGGAGATCTCATCTATATTGATGTTGCCACATTAGAAGGAAACAGATATTGCATTACCGGAAGCTCCAAATCTTTTTATGTTAACAGTAGCAATGGAAGTATATTTGACTCGAAACCTACAAAACAAGGACTGGAGGCCAGCACTCTCGTAGGCTTACTCCAGAAGATCAGTGCCAAATTTAAGAAAG GTTTTTGTGAAGTCTTGGATCGCAGGGCATCGGCTCATCCATTTGAGAATGTTCAGTGTTTGCTTCCAGTGACTTCTTGGTTAGGAGCTTATCCTGTGCCAG CGCATAGAAGGGATGCAGCCAGGGCTGAAGACTCTGTTGTGTTGTCATATGGCACTGAATTAATTGGCATGCAGAGAGACTGGAATGAAGAATTGCAGTCCTGCCAGGAGTTTCCTCATGGCAATCCTCAAGAAAGGTTCTTTAGTTGTTATCCCACTTACTGGATTGACTGCTTTATACCTGTAGTAACTCATTATTTTTGGCTGCTCAGGATATTGCGTGGCAGAGCGCTCTACAAAGTAACATGTGATTTTGTTGATGCTGCTGTAAAAGGTGCAGTTGGTGTCATTAATAGATGCATACCCCCAATAAATCCAACTGACCCAGAATGTTTTCATAT GTATGTTCACAACAATATTTTCTTTAGTTTTGCTGTCGACTACGACTATGAACACATTTCAAAGGACCACAAGCCAGATTGCCAAAATGGCTCCAGCAGAAGCACCAAGGTTTCCTCCCCAGATGTGATCGCTAAGCCAGATACAAACCATGCTGAATCTGCTGAGGTAGCTGACTCAAAATCCGAAGAGGCACAACTCGCGGATAGCGAGCAGGCGACATATGCTTCTGCAAACAATGACTTAAAAGGAACTAAGGCTTATCAAGAAGCTGATGTTTCTGGCCTTTATAATCTTGCGATGACAATAATTGATTACAGAGGCCACAGGGTTGTAGCTCAG AGTATCATACCTGGTATTCTTCAAGGAGACAAGTCAGATTCCCTTCTGTATGGCTCTGTTGATAATGGCAAGAAGATATCTTGGAACGAAGCGTTCCATTCAAAG GTAGTTGAGGCGGCAAAGCAGCTCCatttgaaggagcatgtggttttGGATGGTTCTGGCAATCCTGTAAAATTAGCTGCTACAGTCGAATGCAAGGGCATTGTTGGGAGTGATGACAG GCATTACATTTTGGATCTGATGAGAGTGACTCCTCGAGATTCTAACTACATTGGACAAGAGCACCGCTTCTGTGTGTTGAGACCTGAacttatagcatcatttgttgaG GCTGAATCCATGAAACAATCGTTTAAGCAGAAGGTTCCAGATGCTCCAGTTGCAAGTACTTCTGATGCTAAG GTTACCTCTGTTGAAGGAGATGACAAGTCTGAAGAAAGCTCTGTTCATACACACGAGGAAAATGACAACTCAAGCTCTGAGATTCTTTTCAATCCAAATGTGTTTACGGAGTACAAGCTTGCTGGCAGTCCAGAG GAAATCGCTGCTGACGAAGAGTTGGTAAAAAGGGCTGGCACATATCTTATAGATATAGTGATCCCGAAGTTTGTTCAGGATCTTTGCTCCCTTGATATCTCCCCTATGGATGGACAGACTTTAACCGATACATTGCATCTCCATGGGATAAATATTAGGTATCTGGGCAAG ATTGCAGGCATGGTCAAACATTTACCACACTTACGGGACTTATTTTCTTCTGAGATAATAGTTAGATCTGCAAAGCATGTTATCAAG GATATACTGAGGCAAAGTTTGGATCATGATATTGGGCCAGCTATTGCTCATTTCTTAAACTGTTTTGTGGGGAAAGTTTTAGGTGCTTCCACAAAGGGTAGTCTTAGCAATGCGCAGTCAAAAACTCTGAAG GGTCACGAAAATAGCCCAATTCAAAAGTCTTCTAAAGGCCATAAACTGAGCAATGCTGCTGCTTCAAGAAAAAGCTTATCAGCTTATTCCCATCTAACCTCTGATGGAATTTGGTTTAGTATTAAGGAATTCGCAAAATCAAAATATCAG TTTGAAGTGCCAGATGATGCAAGGATTTCAGCCAAAAGGGTAGCTGTTCTCCGCAATCTTTGCCAAAAG GTAGGGATAACAATTGCTGCACGCAAATATGATCTGGATGCTTCAACTCCATTCGAAGCCTCAGATATGTTAAATCTCCAACCAGTTGTCAAGCATTCTGTTCCAACCTGTACAGACGCAAAGAATCTTATGGAAGCAGGGAAAGTCAGGATGGCTGAG GGAACATTGAATGAGGCATATGCATTGTTTTCAGAAGCCTTTTCACTGCTTCAACAG ATAACTGGTCCCATGCACAAGGATGCTGCAAATTGTTGCCG GTACCTTGCTATGGTTTTGTACCATGCTGGTGATACAGCCGGAGCAATTGTGCAGCAACATAGGGAACTCATCATAAATGAGAGATGTCTTGGTCTTGATCATCCGGACACAGCCCACAg TTATGGTAACATGGCGTTATTCTATCatgggctcaatcaaactgaactGGCACTGCGACACATGTCCCGCACACTGCTGCTGCTAAGTTTGGCGTCAGGACCTGATCACCCAGATGTTGCAGCAACTCTCATAAATGTTGCAATGATGTACCAGGATGCCAGCAATATGAATACTGCTCTTAGGTATCTTCAAGAAGCCCTTATGAAGAATGAGCGACTTCTTGGCCCTGATCATGTTCAGACAGCTGTGTGCTATCATGCTCTTGCCATTGCATTTAGCTGTATGAGCTTATATAAGCTTTCAATTCAG CATGAAAAGAAGACTTATGATATACTGGTAAAACAGTTAGGGGAAAATGACTCACGGACAAAAGACTCAGAAAATTGGCTGAGTACTTTTAAGCTTCGAGAAGAGCAG GTCAACGCCCAGAAGCAGAAGGGCCAGGGAGCTATTGCATCCGATAACGCTGTTAAATTCTTGAAG GCAAACCCTGCATTTTTACAAGCAATGAAGGCTGCTGCCATACAATCAGGTGATGGGTCAGCAAATGTCAACAGGTCGCTCAATGCTGCAGTAGTTGGAGAAGGTGTACCACGACTGAGAGGAGTGGATGAGCGAGCTGCTCGAGCGACTGCAGAAGCTCGGAAGAAAGCTGCTGCAAGAGGCCTTAATGTCCGTAATGGCCCTGCGGCAAACCATGCGTCTGATGaactagctcagattctcaaacTCATCAATGCTGCTTCAGGGTCTTCCACGTCTGCCTCTGCAAAAACTGAGGAATCTGCCTCTGAAGGGCAGGCAACAAATGGATCTGTTCAAAATGGAACTGCAACTGAAGCGATGGCTGCGGATACCAACGGGCCATCTGCATCTGCTAAGTCCACTGTCAACACACCAGTTGGATTGGGGACAACATTGGAGTTGAAGAAGCAGAAATCAAAGCAAAAGTCGTAG
- the LOC136477989 gene encoding clustered mitochondria protein-like isoform X2 produces MAGKSKGGKNKGKAQGAGQPASAEPEVLATDGAEVVNPENGEVNETPATEDGVADVEKGDGDAPEAVQPARKPAEGELHLYPIPVRTQSGEKLELQLSPGDSVIDVKQFLLDAPETCFYTCYDLILHTEDGSAHQLEDYNEISEIADITSGGCSLEMVAAIYDERSIRSHLRRVRELLSLSSLHVSLSTSLALQHESAQGKSAGSEKSPNQELDGLNFMEDSAGALTSLLASAPAEIKCVESIVFSSFNPPPSYRRLHGDLIYIDVATLEGNRYCITGSSKSFYVNSSNGSIFDSKPTKQGLEASTLVGLLQKISAKFKKGFCEVLDRRASAHPFENVQCLLPVTSWLGAYPVPAHRRDAARAEDSVVLSYGTELIGMQRDWNEELQSCQEFPHGNPQERILRGRALYKVTCDFVDAAVKGAVGVINRCIPPINPTDPECFHMYVHNNIFFSFAVDYDYEHISKDHKPDCQNGSSRSTKVSSPDVIAKPDTNHAESAEVADSKSEEAQLADSEQATYASANNDLKGTKAYQEADVSGLYNLAMTIIDYRGHRVVAQSIIPGILQGDKSDSLLYGSVDNGKKISWNEAFHSKVVEAAKQLHLKEHVVLDGSGNPVKLAATVECKGIVGSDDRHYILDLMRVTPRDSNYIGQEHRFCVLRPELIASFVEAESMKQSFKQKVPDAPVASTSDAKVTSVEGDDKSEESSVHTHEENDNSSSEILFNPNVFTEYKLAGSPEEIAADEELVKRAGTYLIDIVIPKFVQDLCSLDISPMDGQTLTDTLHLHGINIRYLGKIAGMVKHLPHLRDLFSSEIIVRSAKHVIKDILRQSLDHDIGPAIAHFLNCFVGKVLGASTKGSLSNAQSKTLKGHENSPIQKSSKGHKLSNAAASRKSLSAYSHLTSDGIWFSIKEFAKSKYQFEVPDDARISAKRVAVLRNLCQKVGITIAARKYDLDASTPFEASDMLNLQPVVKHSVPTCTDAKNLMEAGKVRMAEGTLNEAYALFSEAFSLLQQITGPMHKDAANCCRYLAMVLYHAGDTAGAIVQQHRELIINERCLGLDHPDTAHSYGNMALFYHGLNQTELALRHMSRTLLLLSLASGPDHPDVAATLINVAMMYQDASNMNTALRYLQEALMKNERLLGPDHVQTAVCYHALAIAFSCMSLYKLSIQHEKKTYDILVKQLGENDSRTKDSENWLSTFKLREEQVNAQKQKGQGAIASDNAVKFLKANPAFLQAMKAAAIQSGDGSANVNRSLNAAVVGEGVPRLRGVDERAARATAEARKKAAARGLNVRNGPAANHASDELAQILKLINAASGSSTSASAKTEESASEGQATNGSVQNGTATEAMAADTNGPSASAKSTVNTPVGLGTTLELKKQKSKQKS; encoded by the exons ATGGCAGGGAAATCCAAGGGTGGGAAGAACAAAGGGAAGGCGCAGGGCGCGGGTCAGCCCGCCTCTGCTGAGCCAGAGGTGCTGGCGACTGACGGAGCCGAAGTGGTTAATCCAGAGAATGGGGAAGTAAACGAAACCCCTGCCACGGAGGATGGCGTGGCAGATGTCGAGAAAGGAGACGGGGATGCCCCGGAGGCTGTGCAGCCTGCAAGAAAGCCAGCTGAAG GAGAGCTTCATCTGTACCCTATTCCTGTCAGGACACAATCAGGTGAAAAGCTCGAGCTGCAG CTAAGCCCAGGAGATTCTGTTATTGATGTTAAACAATTCCTCTTGGATGCTCCTGAAACATGCTTCTATACATGCTACGATTTGATATTGCATACTGAAGATGGGTCAGCTCATCAGTTAGAAGACTACAATGAAATATCAGAAATAGCAGATATAACTTCTGGTGGATGTTCACTGGAGATGGTTGCTG CAATATATGATGAGAGGTCTATTAGGTCACATCTCCGACGTGTGAGGGAGCTACTATCCCTGTCTAGTCTTCATGTTTCCCTATCAACATCCTTAGCTCTGCAGCATGAGTCTGCTCAGGGAAAATCTGCAG GTTCTGAAAAAAGCCCTAATCAGGAGCTTGATGGTTTAAATTTTATGGAGGATAGTGCTGGTGCTCTCACTAGTTTATTGGCTTCTGCACCAGCAGAGATAAAATGTGTTGAAAGCATAGTTTTTTCGTCTTTCAATCCTCCGCCGAGTTATCGGAG GTTACATGGAGATCTCATCTATATTGATGTTGCCACATTAGAAGGAAACAGATATTGCATTACCGGAAGCTCCAAATCTTTTTATGTTAACAGTAGCAATGGAAGTATATTTGACTCGAAACCTACAAAACAAGGACTGGAGGCCAGCACTCTCGTAGGCTTACTCCAGAAGATCAGTGCCAAATTTAAGAAAG GTTTTTGTGAAGTCTTGGATCGCAGGGCATCGGCTCATCCATTTGAGAATGTTCAGTGTTTGCTTCCAGTGACTTCTTGGTTAGGAGCTTATCCTGTGCCAG CGCATAGAAGGGATGCAGCCAGGGCTGAAGACTCTGTTGTGTTGTCATATGGCACTGAATTAATTGGCATGCAGAGAGACTGGAATGAAGAATTGCAGTCCTGCCAGGAGTTTCCTCATGGCAATCCTCAAGAAAG GATATTGCGTGGCAGAGCGCTCTACAAAGTAACATGTGATTTTGTTGATGCTGCTGTAAAAGGTGCAGTTGGTGTCATTAATAGATGCATACCCCCAATAAATCCAACTGACCCAGAATGTTTTCATAT GTATGTTCACAACAATATTTTCTTTAGTTTTGCTGTCGACTACGACTATGAACACATTTCAAAGGACCACAAGCCAGATTGCCAAAATGGCTCCAGCAGAAGCACCAAGGTTTCCTCCCCAGATGTGATCGCTAAGCCAGATACAAACCATGCTGAATCTGCTGAGGTAGCTGACTCAAAATCCGAAGAGGCACAACTCGCGGATAGCGAGCAGGCGACATATGCTTCTGCAAACAATGACTTAAAAGGAACTAAGGCTTATCAAGAAGCTGATGTTTCTGGCCTTTATAATCTTGCGATGACAATAATTGATTACAGAGGCCACAGGGTTGTAGCTCAG AGTATCATACCTGGTATTCTTCAAGGAGACAAGTCAGATTCCCTTCTGTATGGCTCTGTTGATAATGGCAAGAAGATATCTTGGAACGAAGCGTTCCATTCAAAG GTAGTTGAGGCGGCAAAGCAGCTCCatttgaaggagcatgtggttttGGATGGTTCTGGCAATCCTGTAAAATTAGCTGCTACAGTCGAATGCAAGGGCATTGTTGGGAGTGATGACAG GCATTACATTTTGGATCTGATGAGAGTGACTCCTCGAGATTCTAACTACATTGGACAAGAGCACCGCTTCTGTGTGTTGAGACCTGAacttatagcatcatttgttgaG GCTGAATCCATGAAACAATCGTTTAAGCAGAAGGTTCCAGATGCTCCAGTTGCAAGTACTTCTGATGCTAAG GTTACCTCTGTTGAAGGAGATGACAAGTCTGAAGAAAGCTCTGTTCATACACACGAGGAAAATGACAACTCAAGCTCTGAGATTCTTTTCAATCCAAATGTGTTTACGGAGTACAAGCTTGCTGGCAGTCCAGAG GAAATCGCTGCTGACGAAGAGTTGGTAAAAAGGGCTGGCACATATCTTATAGATATAGTGATCCCGAAGTTTGTTCAGGATCTTTGCTCCCTTGATATCTCCCCTATGGATGGACAGACTTTAACCGATACATTGCATCTCCATGGGATAAATATTAGGTATCTGGGCAAG ATTGCAGGCATGGTCAAACATTTACCACACTTACGGGACTTATTTTCTTCTGAGATAATAGTTAGATCTGCAAAGCATGTTATCAAG GATATACTGAGGCAAAGTTTGGATCATGATATTGGGCCAGCTATTGCTCATTTCTTAAACTGTTTTGTGGGGAAAGTTTTAGGTGCTTCCACAAAGGGTAGTCTTAGCAATGCGCAGTCAAAAACTCTGAAG GGTCACGAAAATAGCCCAATTCAAAAGTCTTCTAAAGGCCATAAACTGAGCAATGCTGCTGCTTCAAGAAAAAGCTTATCAGCTTATTCCCATCTAACCTCTGATGGAATTTGGTTTAGTATTAAGGAATTCGCAAAATCAAAATATCAG TTTGAAGTGCCAGATGATGCAAGGATTTCAGCCAAAAGGGTAGCTGTTCTCCGCAATCTTTGCCAAAAG GTAGGGATAACAATTGCTGCACGCAAATATGATCTGGATGCTTCAACTCCATTCGAAGCCTCAGATATGTTAAATCTCCAACCAGTTGTCAAGCATTCTGTTCCAACCTGTACAGACGCAAAGAATCTTATGGAAGCAGGGAAAGTCAGGATGGCTGAG GGAACATTGAATGAGGCATATGCATTGTTTTCAGAAGCCTTTTCACTGCTTCAACAG ATAACTGGTCCCATGCACAAGGATGCTGCAAATTGTTGCCG GTACCTTGCTATGGTTTTGTACCATGCTGGTGATACAGCCGGAGCAATTGTGCAGCAACATAGGGAACTCATCATAAATGAGAGATGTCTTGGTCTTGATCATCCGGACACAGCCCACAg TTATGGTAACATGGCGTTATTCTATCatgggctcaatcaaactgaactGGCACTGCGACACATGTCCCGCACACTGCTGCTGCTAAGTTTGGCGTCAGGACCTGATCACCCAGATGTTGCAGCAACTCTCATAAATGTTGCAATGATGTACCAGGATGCCAGCAATATGAATACTGCTCTTAGGTATCTTCAAGAAGCCCTTATGAAGAATGAGCGACTTCTTGGCCCTGATCATGTTCAGACAGCTGTGTGCTATCATGCTCTTGCCATTGCATTTAGCTGTATGAGCTTATATAAGCTTTCAATTCAG CATGAAAAGAAGACTTATGATATACTGGTAAAACAGTTAGGGGAAAATGACTCACGGACAAAAGACTCAGAAAATTGGCTGAGTACTTTTAAGCTTCGAGAAGAGCAG GTCAACGCCCAGAAGCAGAAGGGCCAGGGAGCTATTGCATCCGATAACGCTGTTAAATTCTTGAAG GCAAACCCTGCATTTTTACAAGCAATGAAGGCTGCTGCCATACAATCAGGTGATGGGTCAGCAAATGTCAACAGGTCGCTCAATGCTGCAGTAGTTGGAGAAGGTGTACCACGACTGAGAGGAGTGGATGAGCGAGCTGCTCGAGCGACTGCAGAAGCTCGGAAGAAAGCTGCTGCAAGAGGCCTTAATGTCCGTAATGGCCCTGCGGCAAACCATGCGTCTGATGaactagctcagattctcaaacTCATCAATGCTGCTTCAGGGTCTTCCACGTCTGCCTCTGCAAAAACTGAGGAATCTGCCTCTGAAGGGCAGGCAACAAATGGATCTGTTCAAAATGGAACTGCAACTGAAGCGATGGCTGCGGATACCAACGGGCCATCTGCATCTGCTAAGTCCACTGTCAACACACCAGTTGGATTGGGGACAACATTGGAGTTGAAGAAGCAGAAATCAAAGCAAAAGTCGTAG
- the LOC136477992 gene encoding uncharacterized protein — protein MDLPVVDLAPYLRTAAGDAAPAGEEELRALCATVSASLRDTGALLVMDPRCSAADNDRFLDVVERYFARSADAKRLQERPHLHYQVGVTPEGVEVPRSLVDKNMQEKIRSMSEEFQPATPKGPDPKWRYMWRVGPRPGNTRFKELNSEPVIPEGLPEWKETMDSWGSKMISAIEVVAEMAAIGFGLSKDAFTSLMKEGPHLLAPTGSDLQRHGSEGTVFAGFHYDLNFLTIHGRSRFPGLNIWLRNGKKMEVKVPVGCLLIQSGKQLEWLTGGECLAGMHEVAVTKRTLEAIALAREQNRSLWRVSSTLFAHIASDAILKPLGHFAETPDAYSYPPICAGDYVEQELSVINLKGKDGV, from the exons ATGGACCTGCCGGTGGTGGATCTCGCGCCGTATCTCCGGACCGCCGCCGGCGACGCGGCCCCGGCGGGCGAGGAGGAGCTGCGCGCGCTGTGCGCCACGGTGAGCGCTAGCCTGCGGGACACGGGGGCGCTGCTGGTGATGGACCCGCGCTGCTCCGCCGCGGATAACGACCGCTTCCTCGACGTCGTCGAGCGCTACTTCGCCCGATCCGCCGACGCAAAGCGCCTCCAGGAACGGCCCCACCTCCACTACCAG GTTGGTGTCACACCCGAAGGGGTGGAAGTTCCTCGCAGTTTGGTCGACAAGAACATGCAGGAGAAGATCAGGAGCATGTCCGAGGAGTTTCAGCCAGCCACGCCTAAAGGGCCGGACCCGAAATGGCGGTACATGTGGAGAGTGGGTCCTCGCCCTGGAAATACCCGCTTTAAG GAGCTAAACTCAGAACCTGTTATCCCTGAGGGATTACCTGAGTGGAAGGAGACGATGGATTCCTGGggttctaaaatgatttctgcaaTTGAG GTTGTTGCTGAGATGGCTGCAATTGGCTTTGGCTTGTCCAAGGATgcatttacttctttgatgaaggAG GGACCACATCTCCTGGCACCAACTGGAAGTGACCTGCAGCGTCATGGTTCTGAGGGCACCGTTTTTGCTGGATTCCACTACGATCTTAATTTCTTGACAATACATGGCCGGAGTAGATTCCCAGGCCTTAACATCTGGTTAAGGAATGGTAAAAAGATGGAGGTGAAAGTCCCTGTTGGTTGCCTTCTAATTCAGTCTGGAAAACAG CTGGAATGGCTTACTGGTGGTGAGTGTTTGGCTGGAATGCATGAGGTAGCGGTGACCAAGAGAACACTAGAGGCCATAGCACTAGCGAGAGAACAAAATAGAAGCTTGTGGAGGGTCTCATCAACA TTGTTCGCGCACATTGCTTCGGATGCAATTCTTAAGCCGCTCGGCCACTTTGCTGAAACACCTGATGCTTATTCCTATCCACCTATATGCGCCGGGGATTATGTCGAACAGGAGCTTTCAGTGATTAACCTGAAAGGAAAGGATGGAGTATAG
- the LOC136477990 gene encoding uncharacterized protein, whose translation MPMESGRRQGVVAIECVAGGSRAEEWGPGSSETVQTGDVVEELLIGVGSRGGPASHAAPFKGGRAALQKLLHAAYKRGETSVEVRVRRSASAQGQQRQLVAGGGDSSGELVDAATEARMQACIVPQESVGGGGIGRSRQYVLRSIRDPNYAVGFVDRMESECIAIRGSRSSRVVCALSKAQLQDGYVSYPWEKKMREVLPIPNSSSFLSLLILPMALDRAGSRYNSVEDTLARANAWILSSQASGVPIAFLNVQTEALLTKISGETASSTVNSGSLADLPNLANASLYGFEDYHGVDIGVVKAVRVWYTAAAGEMPVEIILEEGDARLGFAISRTEEGFIYVSSVVENDVERQAPSTRSGLRDLYREAKRASKLLVISRVSGQKVLPWMVSTSGALRCFDTVSLSQKLSLHRHALRPILLHVLMWDGKSDAPARPGHEPCPLPLPLPSPEFPELPRQNSFACVEQRMQTELDPGVMHERDTAGDASFRFHNFSLPNNWV comes from the exons ATGCCCATGGAGAGCGGGAGGAGGCAAGGCGTGGTGGCGATCGAGTGCGTCGCGGGCGGGTCGCGGGCCGAGGAGTGGGGGCCCGGGAGCAGCGAGACGGTGCAGACGGGGGACGTCGTGGAGGAGCTCCTCATCGGGGTCGGCAGCCGGGGCGGGCCCGCGTCGCACGCCGCGCCTTTCAAGGGCGGCCGCGCCGCGCTGCAGAAGCTCCTGCACGCGGCCTACAAGCGCGGGGAGACCTCCGTCGAGGTCCGCGTGCGCCGCTCCGCCTCCGCGCAGGGGCAGCAGCGGCAGCTCGTCGCCGGAGGCGGCGACAGCAGCGGGGAGCTGGTGGACGCGGCCACCGAGGCCAGGATGCAGGCCTGCATCGTGCCGCAGGAgtccgtcggcggcggcggcatcggcCGCAGCCGCCAGTACGTGCTCCGCTCCATCCGCGACCCCAACTACGCCGTCGGCTTCGTCGACCGCATGGAGAGCGAGTGCATCGCCATCAGAG GCTCGAGGAGCTCGAGGGTGGTGTGCGCGCTGAGCAAGGCGCAGCTGCAGGACGGCTACGTGTCCTACCCGTGGGAGAAGAAGATGCGGGAGGTGCTACCAATCCCCAACTCCAGCAGCTTCCTCTCCTTGCTCATTCTGCCCATGGCGCTCGACCGTGCCGGCTCCCGCTACAACTCCGTCGAGGACACCCTGGCCCGCGCCAACGCCTGGATCCTCTCGTCTCAGGCGTCCGGCGTGCCCATTGCGTTCTTGAACGTGCAGACTGAGGCCCTTCTCACCAAG ATCTCCGGCGAGACAGCATCTTCGACGGTCAACTCGGGCTCATTGGCCGACCTCCCGAACCTCGCCAACGCCAGCCTTTATGGCTTCGAGGACTATCACGGCGTGGACATCGGCGTGGTGAAGGCGGTGCGCGTTTGGTACACGGCCGCTGCTGGAGAGATGCCTGTGGAGATCATCCTCGAGGAGGGCGACGCCAGGCTCGGCTTCGCCATTAGCCGCACTGAAGAG GGCTTCATCTACGTCTCGTCCGTGGTGGAGAACGACGTCGAGCGCCAGGCACCGTCGACGCGTTCAGGGCTCCGCGACCTCTATCGCGAGGCGAAGCGCGCGTCCAAGCTGCTGGTCATCTCGAGGGTATCGGGCCAAAAGGTGCTGCCGTGGATGGTGTCCACTTCCGGCGCCCTCCGGTGCTTCGACACCGTGTCCCTCAGCCAGAAACTGTCCCTGCACCGCCACGCTCTGCGGCCGATCCTTCTTCACGTGCTCATGTGGGACGGCAAGTCCGACGCGCCGGCTCGACCAGGCCACGAGCCCTGCCCGCTGCCGCTGCCTTTGCCGTCCCCGGAGTTCCCGGAGTTGCCGCGGCAGAACTCTTTTGCGTGCGTCGAACAGCGGATGCAAACGGAATTGGACCCCGGGGTCATGCACGAGAGGGATACCGCTGGGGATGCATCCTTCAGGTTCCATAATTTCTCGCTGCCCAACAACTGGGTCTGA